In Anguilla rostrata isolate EN2019 chromosome 1, ASM1855537v3, whole genome shotgun sequence, a genomic segment contains:
- the LOC135252167 gene encoding D-aminoacyl-tRNA deacylase 2-like yields the protein MTDGKVSPVLARTVLQQCLHARLQVKPPEGESQAEWVEIQRGMVIYICFFKGATEDIIEKIVNTLLQVKLCEADSGKHMSVLELPGNVLIVPQATLGGKAKGRSMQYHGNIGKEEGLQLYTSFVSECEKQLSSSSKCTEAGVAVKHGTYGNRQVLKLDTNGPYTHMLEF from the exons ATGACCGACGGAAAGGTTTCTCCTGTTCTTGCAAGAACTGTACTACAACAATGTCTCCACGCCAGACTTCAGGTTAAACCACCGGAGGGAGAGTCCCAGGCTGAATGGGTGGAG ATTCAAAGGGGAATGGTGATTTACATCTGTTTTTTCAAGGGGGCCACGGAAGATATTATCGAAAAAATAG TGAACACCCTGTTGCAAGTGAAGCTGTGTGAAGCTGACTCGGGGAAGCACATGTCTGTGCTGGAGCTACCTGGAAACGTGCTTATCGTCCCCCAGGCTACACTGGGAGGGAAGGCCAAAGGGCGGAGCATGCAGTATCATGGCAACATTGGGAAAGAGGAGGGGCTACAGCTCTATACCAGCTTTGTGTCCGAGTGTGAAAAGCAACTGTCCTCATCCAGCAAGTGCACCGAAGCTGGGGTAGCTGTTAAACATGGCACCTACGGAAACAGACAAGTGCTGAAACTGGACACCAATGGACCCTACACACATATGTTGGAGTTTTAA
- the nubpl gene encoding iron-sulfur protein NUBPL codes for MALTTYCRLLHVHKFIFGNSANILSRVGLGDNGMAVLACPKHSARFKSSEAVDRKEKQRQHMARGLPKQKPVAGVKQVIVVASGKGGVGKSTTAVNLALGISANDQTKSVGLLDADVFGPSIPKLMNLKGNPELTEKNLMRPLMNFGIPCMSMGFLVEETAPIVWRGLMVMSAIEKLLRQVDWGHLDYLVVDMPPGTGDVQLTITQNIPVAGAVIVSTPQDIALLDARRGAEMFRKVNVPVLGLVQNMSVFQCPNCQHQTHIFGEDGARELARTLGVDVLGDVPLHLNIREMSDRGQPVVVSSPDSPEAEAYRKVASAVVQRLAALSD; via the exons ATGGCACTTACTACCTATTGTCGGTTGCTACATGTGCACAAGTTCATTTTTGGTAACAGCGCAAATATATTGTCCCGTGTCGGTCTCGGAGATAATGGCATGGCCGTGTTAGCATGTCCTAAACATTCTGCACGTTTCAAG TCGTCAGAGGCTGTTGACAGAAAGGAGAAGCAGAGACAACACATGGCAAGAGGTCTGCCCAAACAGAAACCTGTAGCAGGAGTCAAGCAAGTCATCGTGGTTGCTTCAGGGAAGGGCGGTGTGGGGAAGTCGACCACTGCAG TTAACTTGGCTCTGGGGATTTCTGCGAACGATCAG ACAAAATCGGTGGGACTTCTGGATGCTGACGTTTTTGGACCCTCTATTCCTAAGCTGATGAACTTGAAAGGGAACCCCGAGTTGACAGAGA AAAACTTAATGAGGCCGCTGATGAATTTTGGGATACCATG CATGTCAATGGGCTTCCTGGTGGAGGAGACAGCTCCTATCGTTTGGCGAGGTCTGATGGTGATGTCTGCCATTGAGAAGCTGCTGAGACAG GTGGACTGGGGTCACCTGGACTACCTGGTGGTGGACATGCCGCCCGGTACCGGAGACGTCCAGCTGACCATTACACAGAACATCCCTGTCGCAG GGGCGGTGATCGTGTCCACACCTCAGGACATCGCTCTGCTGGACGCGCGGAGGGGGGCAGAGATGTTCCGCAAGGTCAACGTGCCG GTCCTGGGGCTGGTCCAAAACATGAGCGTGTTCCAGTGCCCAAACTGCCAGCACCAGACCCACATTTTTGGGGAGGACGGGGCGAGGGAATTGGCCCGCACCCTGGGAGTGGACGTCCTGG GGGACGTCCCGCTGCACCTGAACATTCGGGAGATGTCAGACAGGGGCCAGCCCGTGGTGGTGTCCTCGCCGGACAGTCCGGAG